ATGCGGGCCGAGTCGAGAAGCTGCAGGCGACAAGCCGTTGTTCCAATGCGAGCTTCGACTCTAAAGGGGCCAACTTCCTGTTGCGGGCAGTGAAGAGTGAGGACCGACGGTGGGGGCGGACCATAAATAGACCATATCACCCACACTGAATTCGACGTCTCGGCCCTGCTTGTTTGCGGAAGCTCTCAACGTTCCTGGGCACGCCTTAAGTGATGGCGCAGCAGCTCCAACACCTCATCGCGAGAGCGAAAAGTGTCCAGAACAGACTGTGCCCGAACCTCCCCTGGAAGAAAAGCGTGCACAGTGGACGGGGGGCGACCGTACACTGCCTCGAACGGGGTCATGCCCGAAGCTGAGTGAGTGCTTGTGTTGTAACAGTATTCCGCCCATGCTAGCCATTTGTTCCACTGCTTCGGCCGGTCAGATGAAAAACAACGCAAATATGTCTGCAAGCACCGGTTTAAAACCTCCGTCTGGCCGTCGGTTTCGGGGTGGTAAGCGGAACTCATCTTAAGTGTGGTACTTGTGGCACGAAACAGCTCCTTCCAAAAAGAGCTGAGGAAGACAGGGTCGCGATCCGATACGATCGATCTAAGAATTCCATGAAGCCGAACCACCTCACCTGTCAACAATTCCGCTACCTGCCGGGCCGTGAAGGGGTGTCTAAGGCTGATGAAGTGAGCATATTTTGAAATGCGATCGACGACGAAGAAAATGCAGTCGAGACCCCCCGCTCTCGGCAGCCTAGAAACAAAATCCATGCTGATATCCTCCCAAATCCGATCCGGAATCGGTAAGGGCTGCAGGAGACCGGCTGGAGACTTGGTCTCGGTCTTATGCCTCTGACACGTCGCGCATGCCGCGACAAAATTGGTGACTTGTTTCATCATTCCGGGCCAGTAAACGTTTGAGGCAATCCGGCGATACGTACGGTAAGCCCCCGGATGGCCCCCTGTAGGTGTGATATGGAACTCGGCAAACAACCTTGGAATCCAGGGAGAACGGGGCGGAACGACTATCTCGGTCTTATGCCACTGACACGTCGCGCACCCGCGACGAAATTGGTAACTTATTTCATCATTACGGGCCAGTAAACGTTTGAGGCAATCCGGCGATACGTACGGTAAGCCCCCGAATGGCCCCCTGTAGGTGTGATATGGAACTCGACAAGCAACCTTGGAATCTAGGGAGGGGCGGAACGACTATCCTCTCCTTGTAGAACAAAGTTCCATGAATCAGCTCGTAATGTGGGGAAGTCGGCTGGCCGGCTTCCAAAGCGGTCTTGATCTTAGCGATGGCCGGGTCGGACGGTAGAGTCTCTTGGACCGACGACCACTCTGGCCATGACGGAATTGAAATGGCCGAGAGTTCCAACGCCTCCTCGTCTCGCCGGGATAGATCGTCGGCCGCCTTATTTAACTTGCCCTCCTTGTAAACGATGGCGAAGTCGTAGCCTAAGAGTTTTGCCGCCCAGTTTTGTTGCGTCGGATTAGCTAGGGGATGGGCTAGTAGTTGGAGCAGACTACGCTGATCCGTGTGTACTACGAAGTGGCGACCCAACAAGTAAGGGCGCCAATGATGGATTGCGAGGACGAGGGCCATGAGTTCCTTCTCGTACGCTGAATTGGCTAACCAACGAGAGGATAAAGTCTTGCTGAAATAGGCCACCGGCTGACGGTCCTGCATTAAAACTGCCCGACGGTCCTGCATTAAAACTGCCCCAAGGCCCCTGCCCGAGGCGTCGCACTCTATTACGAATTCCTTCGTGAAATCCGGCATCCTGAGGAACGGTGCTGATGTCAATGCTGATTTGAGAGCGTCGAAGGCGGAGGCCGCTGCCGTCGGCTAAATCCAGGCTGCTTTGGGTTAGGGTGCCAGTGGCTTATTCAGGAGCTCCGACAACGGGGCCGCAATCTTGCCGTAGTCCCGGATAAAACGGTGGTAGTGACCTGTTAACCCAAGGAATCCTCGAACACTTTAAGGATTTTGGAGTCGGCCAGCGGAGGACGACCGAGATCTTGGCGGGGTCCATTTTAACTCCTTCAAAGGACACGATGTGACCGAGATATTCGACGCTAGCCCAACCTAGAAGACACTTCTTTGCGTTGACGACGAGGGTATGATTGTTCAAGCCCTCGAAAACCTGGCGGAGGTGGTGCATATGATCTGCTCGTGTCGCGCTATAGACGAGGATGTAGTCAAAAAACACCAAAACAAATTCCGAAGTGCCGGTTGGAAGATGTCGTTCATCAAACTTTGGAATGTGGCTAGAGCGTTGGTGAGGCCGAATGGCATAACAAGGAACTCGTAATGGTCGGAGTAAGTCCGAAAAGCTGTTTTGGGAACGTCGTCGGGTGCCACCCTAATCTGGTGGTATCCTGTCTTCAGATCTATTTTGCTAAACCACCTGGCCCCATGTAATTCGTCGAGTAATTCCTGGATCACTGGAATAGGATATATGTCCAGTACCGTCTGTTTGTTAAGCTCCCTATAGTCTACGCAAAACCTCCATGAACCATCTTTCTTGCGGACGAGGAGGACCAGGCTAGAGAAAGGGCTAGTGCTCGGTTGAATCACTCCGGAGGTCAACATCTCGGCGACGAGCTTCTCCATTTCATCTTTCTGCAAGTGGTTATACCGATAGGGGCGGACAGAAACGGGGTTGGTGCCTTGGAGGAGGGGTATCCTGTGGTAAATGCGGCGGTGGAGGCAGTCCCGCGGTCTCCCTTGTGATCGCTGGAAATTCCTCGATCAATTTGAGCAGTTGCGACCGGGCCGCCGAGGACAGGGCCGAGTCGATCCCGAAAGGCTCTGCCACAGTCGCTTTCTCCATTGCGTGGAGGACCCAGCAACAGTCTCATTCCTCGAGGCAACGGAGATCCTGGGTGGAGCAAGCCCGGCGCATGAAAGACGGGCCGTCCTTGAGTTAAACGGGGCGGCCGTTTACTGTAAAATCCATGGACGATCGCTGCCAATTTGCCACGACGTAGCCGAGGGAGGCGAGCCATGCGACACCCAGAATGACGTCGATGTTCCGGAGGGGAAAACGTAGCAAGACACCACAAATTCCTCATTCTCCAATGTTAGCGACACGTCCCTGCAAATTCCCGATGCACGACGTGTGGAGCCGTCGCCCAGTACCACCGAGTAGGGTGAAGTAGGGGTAACTGGCAGCTGGAGCCGCTGGGCGCACTGCTCAAATATGAAACAGTAGTTGGCGCCGATATCGACCATCACCTTAACCTGTTGTGAAGAAATTCTCCCAAATAATTTCATCGTATTGTCGTGTCCAGGCCGTTCAGGGACAGAATAGAAAGTTGCGGTTCAGCCCCGATTTCCCACACTTCAGATTCCTCGGTCTCAGAGTCCGCGGCCAAATCTTCGTTCTCCTCGCAGATCAGGACGTTGAGAGTCTTGGGGGGCATCTATGGGCCGGTCCGAACTTCAGCCCGCACTTGACACAGGTACCTGCTGCAATGTGCCGCCTATATTCCTCCGGAGACACGTTCTGGAAACGTTTCGATACCGGCTTCAACGAGGCCGCTGAGTAAGAGGGGGTTTGGGAGTACCCCTTTGTGACAGAACGGGTTGAGTGAGTTGTATACGGGTGTGCCTGGGTGGGTGATTGGGAAGGCGCAGGTCGCTGGGGCTGGGTGGACGCCATCAAGTCTATATCCAGCGCCAATTCGACCGCATCCTCATAGGTAGTGATTTTGGAGGCCTTCATTTGTAGACGGACCTTCGGGCGGAGTGCTGCCATGAAGAATCCCAAGTACTGCTGACACGAGATGTCCGGAACCTGCGCGAGGCATGCCTCAAAAACCGCCACGAATTCTGTCAGAGAGCCAGTGTGGCGGACTGCGGCGAATGCTTCATACTCATTTAAAGCCCCAGTGCCGCCAAAACGTTTCATCAACTCCCTTGCGAAGCGAGCCCACGTCAGATCCGGAACCCGATGTCGCATCAACTGGTACCAAGGGAGGGCAGCGCCTGCCAAGGCCACCATTGTGATGCCAACCTGGTCCTCGGAAGAGGTTCCCGAGATCAAAAAGTATTGCTCCGCCCGTGCAAGTCATGCGAGGGTGTCCGAGCCATCAAAGGTGGGCATGGGCGACGCCGAAGCCCCACCAGTGGTTGCCTTCTTTGACCCCTGATCCGCTGAGGTGGATCCGTCGTCGGGGTTGGAAGTGTCCTTGAGTTTCAGTGAAGCGAAACCCGCGCGCATCTCCTGGAGCATGGCGCTCAGTTCTGTTCGTACCTCTGTCACCTGATCATCAGTGCGGCGGAACTGGGCATTCAGCTCCTTCACTGCCGCATCCAACAGGAGTCTACCCTGCTGCAAATCCTCCGTCGCCTTCTCCAATTCATCCAGTCGCGTGTCCGCTCGAGAGTTCAccatcgttcaccgcaccaattgttAGGAGTGAAAGGCGGATGGAAGTCAGGGAGCACGAGTTATGCTCTCCTGATTGTCACTAATCAAACCACCAGCTGCAACTACAGATAAAGAGGGGAACGATCACTTTTATTGAAGAGAATATAGAGAAATAACAATCCACCGCAGAGGCCTACGACCAAGTTGTCCAAAACAATTGATCTATCTCCCTAGCTTACACTTATTTATACTGTAAAGTAAATAACTAGAATGCATAAAAATAGGAACTCCATGATTTACTCAATCTACTCCTCGATCTGCTGCTTCACCGCGCCTGCTTCCTTGATTTTCTCGCTTTCCCCAACTGCCTTCCTACTTCCTCGGCGGCTGTATAACTTCCAACCGTTGACCGTATCATGGGCCTGGAAATTGGTTCCGTTTATCCTCATCCTCCATAGCCACTTGCAAGGCTATCTGGTCTTGAACCTCCAGAAGCCCTGTCAATATTTCTTCCAGGACTATGTGACTCAAGCATATTGACACTGGAAACCATCAATACATCTGTTACGTCTGAATtaatttcaaatccttcttGAAGATCAGGGCATTACTCCATGAATTTAAGAAGGAAATCTCAGAATTCGAAGACTGAAGGGAAAAAAGGCTTAGATTTAGTCAGAGGAGGTTTCTCCCTTGGCAGGTCATTCTCTCTAGAGATTTCAGAGGATGTCTGCTTCATGTTAATGCTTGATGATTCTACAATGCTCTCTGCATAGATCACAACATCTTTCTTGTCCACATGACCCTTGTACGTCATTTAAAGATAATGATTCCTTGGAAGTTTCGCATGCGAAATGAGTTCTAGGCAACATAGATTTTGTGTTAACTGCTTCAGCTTCCAAGGATCGAGAAATCAAACTTGAGAGCGAGGGTGTTTACCTGCCAACCGCTAAATAATTGCGTAATCCCGGCTCATAAATCATGAAAAACATTCACAACTTGGACAGTACTTATAACTGGATAAACAAACAGACATATCATTCCTGATCCTGCTGGCCGGGATTGAGTAAGTACATCTTTAAATAAACCAGGCACTGCTATTCATTTCTTGCATACTAGCGGagctttttattttaataattatgcaGAATCATCCATAGGAACGAAAGCAGGagccttccaaatattttcaatATGTAACAATTGAATATTTCCATAGACTTCACCAAAACTCGATGATGATAAAGATTTTAGAGCAAAAAAAAACAGAGATTTTTTACTAACTACAATATTCAGTGTTGACCAAATTACGACAACATGTAGAGGTCCAAGCTCAGCAAAGCTTGCCTCAAAGATCAACATGTATTACATCCTAAAACACCACCACAAAAATTTTAAAGTTAGCATGgtgatgagagaataaagttgaGAATCTTGAACGAGTAGGAAAAATGTGTATCTAGAAGACTCGTTTGCTTCATTTGTTTGCTGCAAGAAGCAATGTTTGCTTCTATGTTGTAGATTCTTCTCTTTACAACAGGCAAACTAGAATTTATTTAAGTTAAATCTACTAAGTATGTCCTAATAGATTTATTGAATAGCCATTGTGTAGTTTCCTCCATTTCTGTGGTGCCAAAACCATGGCAATGAAGGCAGCAAACAGATGGAGAGACATACAGAGTAATTAAAGAAATCAACTCTCTCTTTATAAATCAGATACAGAGCAACTAAAAAGGTAAATTCCTAAAACTAGAGTTGATCTCCAAGAATTAAAGGACGATCATATATAGATAGAAAATGCACCCACCATACAAAGTAATAGAGAATCAAAATACAGAAGATGAGTAGGAACCTAATAGAAGATAACATTGTCAAGATAGATAGCCACAAGAAAATTACTACATATTTGATCAAAATCTATGATCCCTTGAGTTTCTTTGAGGGGCTAGCATCGTCAGCATCAGCATCAGCATCAGCATCAGCATCAGCATTAGCATCAGCGTCAGGATGCTTGGTGGATGACTGAAGCTTCATTCCAATATATTGAATGAGATGCTGAGTCAAACGATCTGCCCACAAATTTCCGTCGACCTTGCAGAGAGAAAGGAGCGTTAGTGCGAAGTCCCGGAAGACGGGAAACCATATACGTAAAGGACCATCCTTTAGGAGGGATAAGGCAGCCTGATCATGATGATCATGCTCAATAGATTGAACCTTGGTTATCAAGTATAGAGCTAAATCAACATTAAAATCATCGGGCCAGTCTGCTCGCACATTGTACATATCCCTCACCCTTGATACACACATCTTAGATGTGATTTTGACATATCTATCCCCAGGGCGCAGCTGATCGGCAACCCAAGAACGATTTGGTGTTTCACCAGATTTTCTGCCCAAAAAAAACAAGAGATAATGAGAGAGATGGCCAATTATGTGAGGCCGATTTGAGCTTTGACGGGGAGGAAGCAAGAGATAATGAGAGAGGTGTGTAAATTAGTTATAATTGGATTAAACCTTTTACGAGGGAGAGGGAGGGGCGGGTTTCTGGCGGCGGCGGAACCCTTCGCATCCACTCTGCAGGGGAAAGTAAGAGATGAGAGAGATGGGTATGTAAACGTTAAGGGAAAGGCATCGCCGATTTGACCTTTGACGACGGGGAGGGAGGGGCGGTTttctggcggcggcggaggcctTCTCTTCCATTCTgcacaaaaaaaagagaagagagagagggtgAGAGGGAGATAGGTATGTGAAGGTAGGGTAGAAGACCAATTTGACCTTTGACGACGGGGAGGAAGGGGTGGTTTTCTGGCGGAGCCCTTTTCCATTAGCGTCAGATATTTGGGGAACGGAAACGCAGCAGCTATTGGGTTTGTGATTAtcaaatactactccctctttACAGTGtccatattttatttctatcaATCCCTAAGAAGGAATATGCATTGGGCTGGATAAATTTAACTGGTGAGTTGGGCCTTTTTTGAAAATAATCCTGCTACAAAACATGGGTTTAAAATGACCCAATCCATTTCAAACCCACCTACAAAACATgcccttaattttttattttacttaactTTTTGCTGTGTTACCTTATTTATCACTTTTTAATTGTGCATCAACTTGTACGGAGTAGTATTTTCAATTCGTTATCCGTCCACTAACAAGATGATTGGGCTAAGAAATTGGTGCGCCAACTGAACGAGGGCCACCCGTCTGAGTGAAACCTTCTGGACTCCGAATGCATGTGCCATGATACCCGGTCGGGTGACGTGCTAAATATGGGTCACCCGTCCGGGTGCGTCCTCCGTGGCCGCTGCTAAGACGTTCTTCGCTGCCGGCACGACGGACTTCAATGACTCTTCTTGCATCGCCTTCTGAATGAAACTAGAAAGACTCTCTTGTAGACCGTCATGGACCTAGTCACGGGCCGTCCGTCCATCATCAATAAGTTCGTATCATCTATGTGAGATGGAATCCACGAGCTCAACTGAATTGCAAGAGAGAATATGTGAGCACAACTGCATGGATCAAGAAAGAGCCCTTGTTGATCATAACCGTTGGAAGCTCTTTGCTTTTTTCAGTTTAGTTTGTTGTAACTTCTAGTGTAGCTCAATAGTTTGTTGAGAGCAGTTGTGGTGTATTCACTTAGTTATATCTATACTACTTCTTCATGAAGTTAGTAACAGATTCGAGTGTATCAAGTTCCAAAAGTTGAATAAgagtttttcattttgttttcttAAGTTTGAGTGTTACTCCATACATTTCACAAATCAAGTTCTTCGTTCATTCTTGTAATCCTAGTTTGTTCTTGCTGATCTTTCTTGATTCTATAACAAGTGGCACCGTCCGGTGGGAAAATAAGAACAAAGCTTGGGCGATTGCAATTGGTTTCTGGTTGTTTTGAGGATATTTCTGCTGCTGCACATCATCTGCTTGAAGGATGGCAATGTTAAGACTAGAGGCTGAAAAATTCACTGGTTCCAACGATTTTGGACTTTGGCGAATGAAAATCCGTTATGTTGATCCAGCAGGGGTTGTCTGCTGCActcgaaaagaaaaaaaggaaaatgaaaaaggaaaggCCGAGCTGGACGAGAAGGCTGCAGCCAAGTTGGCAGAAATTCAAGCAAAGGCTCATAGTGTTGTGATCCTGTGTTTAGACGATAAAGCCCTTCAAGAAGTGGCTAAGGAGACCACTGCCGCAAACATtatagccaagttggagagtcTTTATTTGACTCGATCTCTGGCGAATAGGCTGTGCATGAAGCAGAGGTTGTATGCCTATAAGTTCCAGGAAGACAAGGGAAATTGTGAATAGATGGAGGAGTTTTCCAAGATgattgatgatcttgaaaatatATATGTTAATATAGGAGATGAAGATCAAGCCATCTTGTTGCTCACTGCTTTACCGAAGAGTTTTGATCATCTTCATGATGCCATGGTGTATGGGAGGGAGAAAACCATCACCTTATCATAAGTGAAGGCTGCATCGAGAGCAAAGGAATTTCAGAAAGGTGCTTCAAGATCTCAAGAAAGTGCAGCTGAAAGCTTACACAttaagaagttcaagaagcctaAGCCCAAGAAGAAATTTGAGATTGCTAAGGCCTCGAGCTCTGAAGTAAAGGAGACAAGATCATGTCACTGGTGCAAGAAATCAGGACACCTCAAAAAGGACTGCTTTGCTTGGAAAAAGAAGCAGGCATCTGAGGGGAAAAATCATAACAATGCAGATTGTGTGGAGGACAGAGAGCTTCCAGAAATTATGAATGTAATGGATGGTAGAGTAAGCGGatcttggataatggattcGGGGTGTAGCTTTCATATGTGTCCACATGAGCATTGGTTCCAAGATTTGAGTCCTGCTACTGGAACTGTGCTCTTAGGGAACAACCAAATCTGCAATGTTAGAGGAATTGGAATGATAAAGTTCAAGATGATGGATGGATCTGTGAAATTGCTCAGTGATGTGAGGTATATTCCTGAGATCAAAAGGAATCTCATATCACTAGGCTTGCCGGAAGTAAAGGGGTTCTCATTTTCTTCTATTGAAGGTAAAATGATGATCAAGAAAGGTGATCAAATAGTCATAACTGCAGAAAGAAGAAACAGTCTGTACATCTGCTAGGAAAGGTTGTGATTGGTGACTCAAATTCTGTGGCTGCTGAAAATTTGAAGCTATGGCATCTACGGTTGGGACATCCTGCTGAAGGAAGCCTAAAAGAACTAGCCAAGAAAGGTCTTATTTCTGGAGATACATCAAGCAACCTTGGttcctgtgagcagtgtatctTGAGCAAAGCAAAGAAGAAGCCATTTCCATATGGTATTCATTCCTCCACATCTCCTTTAGAGTATATCCGTAGTGACTTATGGGGGCCAGCTCCAGTAACTACTCTTGGTGGAGGGAAGTACTATCTGGCAATTGTTGATGATTATTCAAGGAAGCTATGGGTTTATATTCTAAAAGAAAAGTCAAACACATTCTCAaagttcaagaattggtgcatGGAGGTAGAGCTTGAAAAAGGCTGTAAGGTAAAGTGTCTGAGGACAGACAATGGCATGGAGTTTCTTTTAAGAGAAtttgatgagttttgtaagGAGGAAGGAATTAAGCGACATAGAACAGTGTCCTCAaatccccaacaaaatggggttgttAAAAGGATGAACCGAACAATCTTGGAAAGAGTTAGGTGTCTCCTCTTTGCATCTGGTTTGAGCAGTAAATTTTGGGGAGAAGCAGTCTGTACTGCTGCACATCTCATCAACAAATGTCCCTCTACTAGTCTAAAGTCAGAAACACCAGATTATAGGTGGTTTCAGACTCATGGTGACTATTCAAAGTTCAGGCCTTCGGCTGTGCAGCATATGCTCATGACAGAAAGAGTAAGCTTGAGCCTCGAGCAATCAAGTGTGTGATGCTGGGGTATCAGAAGGGAGTGAAATGTTATAGGCTATGGTGTGTTGAGCCTGGTAATCAAAAGGTTGTCTTGAGTAAGGATGTGGTTTTCATCGAAGATCAGATGCCTTACTTGAGCAAGGGAAAGCAAAAAGAGGAAATCCCAGTGACATGTTTGAGGTGGAGTTAGGGAAACTGAGGCTAAATTCACCTGAAGATACTAGTGATTCAGAGAGTGGTGATCAGCAAGAATCCATAAATTTAGATCAAGGTAGAGCAGATCCTCAATCTACTGATAGCAGCCTAAGCAACTACCAACTTGCAAGAGATAGAGTGAGGAGAGTAAATGTAAAGAAACCAGCTCGATATTTTGAAGCAGATGTGGTATACTATGCATTGTGTGCTGCTGAAAATCTGGAGTATGTTGATCATCTGTCTTACAAAGAAGCAATGGTAAGCAATGACAGAGAGAGATGGATAAAGGCTATGAATGAAGAGATGGACTCCTTACTCAAGAATAATACTTGGGTTCTTGTGGATAAAAACAATCTGAAGCAAGAATCTAAGGATAGGAAGCTCAGTAAGTGGATCTTCAAGAAAAAGGTTGAGACAACAGATAAAGACAGAATCAAGTTTAAGGCTCGTTTGGtagctagaggctttacacaggAGGAATGTATTGATTTCAACGAAGTCTTTGCTCCAGTTGTAAAGCACACCTCAATAAGGATTCTACTTGCTGTTGCAAACTATAGAAACTGGGAATTGCAGCAACTTGATGTCAAAACTGCATTCCTTAATGGGGATCTTGAggagactatttttatgggccAGCCTGAGGGTTATATAAAGGAAGGAGAGGAAAACAAAATCTGCATGTTGAAGAAGAGTTTATATGGCTTAAAACAAAGCCCaaggcagtggaacaagaagttcaATGAGCAGATGATCATTCATGGTTTTCTCAGATCTGAGTATGATGATTGCATATATATTAAGAAGAAGGGAAATACTCCAGTAGCATACCTCCTGCTCTACGTAGATGATATGCTACTAGCTGGACCATCTTTGGATGAAATAAAAGGGATCAAAGCTGACTTGTAGAAaagttttgaaatgaaagacttgGGTGAAGCTAGAAGGATTCTGGGGATGAATATCTTGAGAGATAGGAGCAAGAAGTTACTGTAGCTATCTCAGTCagattatattgagaaagtctTGAAGAAGTTTAATATGGAAAATGCTAAGGCAGCTTCTACTCCTCTGTCACAAAGCTTCAAACTGTCAAAGGAGCAGTCTCCAAGAACTGAGGAAAAAAGCTTTGGAGATGAAGTCAAATCCCTTATTCGAATATTGTTGGGAGCATAATGTATACCATGATTTGTACAAGGCCAGACCTTGCACATGCTATCTCAGTCACTAGTAGATACATGGCTGATCCGGGAAAGGAGCACTGGAATGCGCTCAAGTGGACTCTCAGGTATTTGAAGAGCTCCAGAAGATGTGGGATCTTGTTTAAAGGAAGTCATAAGGAGGGTGAGGAAGCTGTTCAAGGGTATTGTGATTCTGACTACGCAACCAATCTGGACAATAGAAAGTCTCAGTCCGGATACTTGTTTACCCTATATGGTGCTGTCATAAGTTGGAAATCCAGCCTACAAAGTGTTGTTGCGTTATCAACAACAGAAGCTGAATATATTGCACTCACATCAGCCGTGCAAGAAAGCTTTTGGATCCAAGGTGTGATCTCTGATTTTGGGATCAGTCAAACAACTATGGTTATTTTCTGTGACAGTAGTT
This genomic interval from Salvia splendens isolate huo1 chromosome 13, SspV2, whole genome shotgun sequence contains the following:
- the LOC121761683 gene encoding uncharacterized protein LOC121761683 isoform X1, encoding MEKGSARKPPLPPRRQRMEEKASAAARKPPLPPRRQRVDAKGSAAARNPPLPLPRKRKSGETPNRSWVADQLRPGDRYVKITSKMCVSRVRDMYNVRADWPDDFNVDLALYLITKVQSIEHDHHDQAALSLLKDGPLRIWFPVFRDFALTLLSLCKVDGNLWADRLTQHLIQYIGMKLQSSTKHPDADANADADADADADADDASPSKKLKGS
- the LOC121761683 gene encoding uncharacterized protein LOC121761683 isoform X2 — encoded protein: MEKGSARKPPLPPRRQRMEEKASAAARKPPLPPRRQRVDAKGSAAARNPPLPLPRKRKSGETPNRSWVADQLRPGDRYVKITSKMCVSRVDGNLWADRLTQHLIQYIGMKLQSSTKHPDADANADADADADADADDASPSKKLKGS